The DNA window TTCGGTTGCATTTCTACCTTAATATTGATAcataattaaaatatttacagaagTGTGCACACAGCTGTTAATGGGACTTTGTTAGTGTGTCACTATCAGTGTTTGAATCTTAAACTATGTAatactacatttatttattacaggcTGCAGCAAAAAAAGGGCCCTCATATCATAAACATTCAGCCTCCTTTCATTCATCTTAAGTGCTACACTGTTTCCATAGAGAAACTGATGTGTAAAACCTGAGCCTCCACAATATTACTGTTACTAGGACATCACTTGACCCTCATTGCGTGTGCTAACTTTGGAGCCACTAATTTGTGCGGCTCTTAGTAGTTGAATATTGGAACAGACTGCATCTTTATAAATTAGTGCACCGTGAGTCCTTCCACCCCTATGGTTCATTTTTGGAAATGCTCTTTGGTAAACAAGATTTTTGATGTGAAAAGAAGTTTTTGCACCTGTGCAGAATAGTAAATCTAGCCCTAAATACCACGATCACAACTTTGACCccacattttttgttgttgtctgtcTTAATAACTGTGATAACCAATCGAGCCAGCTGTGAATGTTGGCTCGAATTTTGTTATTTGGGGGAAAAATTGGTGAAGCATCAGTACACTGTGTTCCAGCACATCTACGCCTCTGGACATGTGCTGGGCAAGATTAGGAAAAGGCATTGCAGAAGAGTGATGCATGTTTTATTCTTATCGTTGCTACTTTGCATAAAccatataaaaaataatattactgTTAAAAAATCTGGAAAATGTGGGGAAAGGTATGTACTTGATGATTAGAGACAGTGCATTTGTTTCTAAGATGGTCTCACTTATTGCATTAAAGTGAAATAGAGACTCTTTCTTTGGCAACAGACAAACGGAGCACAGTCACAGACATTCAGGTCCAAACTGTCCTGAAGGACAAACTCCTGTCGTAAGAACATGACTCAGGGGTCACATCGTGTTTCTTTGTATTCTCTTTCAGGAATTTACACCACCAGCAAATGCAACAGACCTTGAGGGAACATGGAGGGTGTCCTTAGCAACAGATCTGCTTCAGGTCCACGTCAACTTCCTGCGAGGCAAAGTGCACCTTCTTCTTTCAAGTGCACAGGCATGCAAGCCAGATGTCAGCTGATCGACCGATCGCCCCATCCCGGGCGAAGAAATTTGTGTTTCCAAAGGCAAGAGGAGAAATGTGACACTGGTTAACCTGCACGCTGCTGGAAGCGGTGTGGAATGAGAAAGACGCAGCAGTCGTCGCATGCAGAGGAAGAGCTGAAAGGATAGGACTGTCTCAGCAACGCTTTGGATGGACAGGAGATGAACGCACCTTGGAAAGTAGATGTGACTCATGGACACGGTGACAAAGACCAAAGTGATGCTTTTGGGAAGCACTGCTCCAATAGCTGTTTTACTGGCACTCTCTTGCactttgtgtgtgaatgtacttCAGTGTGGGTGAGCTAAGACTGAACGTTTCAGTGTCGTCCGTGTGCGTCTGTTTTCAGCGAGTCTGACCCTTACACTTATTTCTTTAGAGGGAAACACCCAGTTAATACTGACTACACCTGGGCATCAATTTCACTACTGGAGGCAGAAACTAACGTGGCCTCACTCATGGTTTCCACATTTTTCAACTTTGCCTCACAGAAACAGTCTCTCAGATTTTTTTCAgtgaatattttaatatatttttaagttGAGGAATTACTATTTATACAGATTTTTCTACTTTAAGCTCAATCTTTGACGTAGTGTCAGGTCTAACATGCTAGTTGGGCtctttgtcatgttttgttGTGTAACACTGAACACATTTGCAAAGGTGTTTGCTGCTCTTTCTTCTTTAGTTTTTTGATGATTGTGTGTACCTGATTGCCTGTTTGATACTGCATGTCCTTTCCAAATAACAAAGGCTTACATAGCTGATGTTCAGTTCCAGTGAGTTTGGGGGTGTGAGAGGTCAGTGAGGAGGGTTACATGAGAACTGTGAAGCTGCTACGTCATTGTccgtgttgttgtttttgcctgACTACACTCACCCAGTCTCTACACGCTGATAGCCAGACTGTCTGGAAAAACGTACAATTTACATCCTGTGTGGCTGTAATTGCAAATAGTTTTCCAGAGGCTGACGCGACGCCGTCTTCTCCCTCCCTCTATTGTTCGTCATCAAACCTCAGCCAGGCAATCAGCGAGCCCTGGGAACTCGAGGCTTTCTGTAAAATGGATGCTCAACTGTTTCAGATTAGTTAAGTGTTCTTCCTTGTTTTTTCCCTTATTTTTATATCTTGTCGTGCAAGTGCAAGATGTTTTTAAGGATGTTTGTATGcgttttctttcctgttttgtgttgttttgtcccATCACTGTATGATTCCCTATTTAAATACGAAATGTTGTTCTCGGATAAagaaaggatggatggaaacaCAACAAAGGGGAAGTTTGTGCATCTCGTTCattatttttgccttttttccccctctcgaTGGGGTGAACAAGCAAGCACAAGTACAAGCTGCCACTGGTTCCACATACAAATTTTCCAGCCACGAATACAGAAATAACAGTTAAAGAAAGATACACTCTggcaagtttttatttttacccaGATTTCAAACAATCCAGCATTCATTATATACATTTTGAGCAGCAGTTCAGAGACACAAATCACATTTAAACAGAGTCTACGTCTCAGTGACCCTCAGCTGAACTCACACTGTAAACAATTTGACAAAACACTGTTGTGATGGAGCTATAGAAGTTAGTCTGCAGAGTAACAACTTCCTGGCATGTTTATTGTAGCTGctactgccacctagtggagatTTACAACAATAACACCTGTTTGCTGCTTTCTTATCGGCATCTTTAAAAcctgaacacacaaacattatacacatataaaaaaaaaaaagttggcacAGCCACATATGTATAAATTATAGTGCACACTAGTGTTGCTCCAAAGCATGCAGACTGAAAAATGTATACAATACAAGAATAGCAAAGGTGGCTCTCCACATAAACTCAGTGTTTGTGATCTACTGGTTAACGAGGGAACAAACAGGGCCTGAGGACTAATGGAGAATCTCAGGCTGATCCACAGGAAACCTCCTGATTGGTCACTGAGCGTCAGGATAGAACACCTTTATGTGAATGGCCGAATTGTTACGTGTACGCGTCATCGGCTCTCCGGCCTCGTCCGGATCTTCGGGCTCCAGGTCGTCCACAAGCTCCACTGTGGAGGTGTTGGCTGCCAGCTGTAGCGCCCCCTGACTGCTGGCCTGCAGCTGAAGGGCAATGTTAATAGCCCGGTTGATGGCCAGGCCCAAGCCGTGAACACAGATCTCTCTGTGACCCCCACCTTCCAGAAGCTTCTGACAGCGCGCCAGCTGAGCGCGGAAGTCCGTCTTCATGTTGACGTAGACGTCGTTGCGTCTTTTTGGGAGCTTCCGGGGAAGACGCTTCCTTAGTGTGTACTCCACTGGGTCCATCTCAACAGCAGGTGAGCTggagtctgtgtgtgcagggCCCGTCTGAGGGATGGAGGACATACTGGGGTTGCGTGGCTCTGTCATGTTTAGATTTGTGCCAGGGGATCAAGTTGAGGTAGCAGGTGGGGCCACACGAAGAAGCTGAGGAAAGCAGACAGAAGGTGGTGTAACATGGTCAGATTAGCCTCAGGATACCTTTCAGAAATACTATTCAGAATGGATCTAATGCATCATCTCTATATCTGCACATAGAAAACAGACAGTAAGGTGACAtatacacaacatttcaacaTTTAAGCATCCGGAGTCTCTAGAGCGCAGGTTAAGTGAAAACAGACGTAACCCTGGGATGAGAGAAGTCCACCATTTCCTGTTCACTAAGTTAATTTAAACACAGGCCTGAGTTTGTACCCCAGCAGCTGACATCAGCGAGCTCAgtggcaggttttttttttttttttgataaactTCAAGTTTCTGACGCCTTCTCTCCTGCTGCAAATAAAGTATTTAGCTGACACACACTTTCATTTCATCCAGTCAATATCAGAGTACATGCTGGAACActttaacctgcatttttaTGTAGTGATGTTGTTGCTTTGTTGCTCTGTGGACATGAAGGCAGCCGTCAGGTTGTCAATAAGCTGCTCGCCACTGTATGTAGTAATCACTGTTTCAAAAAACCTGTACCGAGCTGTGGACAATCATTTATCCGTGGACTCACTGATGGAAATTTCCTGTTATTTATGATTCATCCCATTCTTAAAAACCCATTTCATCATGATGCTATGCTGGAGATGATGGGAGTATTTCTGAGACCGATGACGGTGGTGCAGCTGAAACAAATTTAAGATTCTTGCATTTTATCCATCAAGTTTATCATCTGTTAGTAAATTTGAAGTTGAATAAATGTATCTGTAGTTTATCTGCAGTATCTGCTCAGTATTTACCCAGTGGTAAACAGTCTACCCTGTAGTGCATGTTTCTGTCATGCATTTTCCATTTCACTTAGTAGAACTTAAGGAGTCTGGTTAAAAGGCTAAGCTTAAAGAGAATAAGTAGGAGTCACATTAGCAAATATAGTCACTTCCTGTAAAATCTCAGTTAATTTATATTGTTTCGTTGGTAGTAGGAAAATTACCTTAAGGACACACGAATACAAATCACCTTATTTGTGCATGACTAgataaaaaaattaatgcatgaaaaataaatcaaataatatttttagatttttaatcATCTTGTGGTTTGCAGCTGTTCAAGCTGGCCCAAGATAAAAGTGaattcaacaacaaaaagagcGAAAGATGAGAACGGTCCCTGTATAACTCGGGTAATGAGTTTCGAAATGAAAATACATACAAACATCTACAGATACGCTCACCTGAGCTGTGCTGGTGAGCTCATATAGTTATCACATCTTCCAGTAACGATAACGTCCGTATCCCGAACAAACCCAGTGTCTCAATCTAACACTGATAAAGATGTACTTCTCTAGGAGCAACTCGCTAACAACGTGCTAACGCTATAAACAACAGTGCAgtggctaagctaagctaaccgtGTAAATGAAACACGAGTGTTTCCTCTGTGTCACTCCATCCTGGGAGTACTCTTACCTTCAGAACACAGACTCAGGTCACAATGTCTCTTTATATCATGGCCAGTTTATACGGAGCATGTTTTTTAAGCTGTACTGCAAGCTTCCCTAGATAAACTGGTAGTTTATTCTCTGCGTACCGGAAGCTCGATAACTGGCTGGGAAAAGGTGGGTCACAGCGCCGCCTTCAGGCGTGTTGATGCCTGCGGCTTTAAGACtttctgaaataaaatgaatgaacGCAAAATATATAAACAGCGAAAACAAGAAGCTTTATATTCAGGATATACGGACTCGAACatataataacaaaaataattcagAATATTTACCATCTGCAATTCTTCTATTTCTTTATGCTTCATTTTAAGGATAAACGTTGATTCCAACGTGTGCCTTGCCTTTTC is part of the Maylandia zebra isolate NMK-2024a linkage group LG3, Mzebra_GT3a, whole genome shotgun sequence genome and encodes:
- the pop7 gene encoding ribonuclease P protein subunit p20, producing the protein MTEPRNPSMSSIPQTGPAHTDSSSPAVEMDPVEYTLRKRLPRKLPKRRNDVYVNMKTDFRAQLARCQKLLEGGGHREICVHGLGLAINRAINIALQLQASSQGALQLAANTSTVELVDDLEPEDPDEAGEPMTRTRNNSAIHIKVFYPDAQ